The Phycisphaerae bacterium RAS1 genome includes a region encoding these proteins:
- a CDS encoding Transposase DDE domain protein: MLIAGMDAVMNDPVSESTGRCALAEPPRLRRPNREQSLLLPCCLEDLLPADHAARAVWSVVERLDLSAFSAPLKARGDEPGRPATDPQLLTALWLYATIEGIGSGREIERRCGCQDAFRWLCGGVPVNYHTLNDFRVGHGAALDELFSQVLAVLMHKRIVSVRRIAQDGTKVRADAGRHTFRREATLQRQLTEARAHVAAVKAQSDNPAADARRRAAQERAARERVERIEAALAELPKIGADQQQSKRPDVRAKEPRASTIDPQARVMKMPDGGYRPAYNVQLATDVESRAIVGVDVTQARSDHQQAAPLRAQVERRSGAKVVEHLLDGGYVQLAEIERAEAAGTRIYAPPQKTGNDTAGFAPKRSDGPGVAAWRVRMGTPAGQTIYKQRASTAEPVNADLKRYRGLAQCVVRGLAKVRCQALWAALAYNVMHFAAQLVT; the protein is encoded by the coding sequence ATGCTGATTGCCGGAATGGATGCCGTGATGAACGACCCAGTATCGGAATCGACGGGGCGGTGTGCGTTGGCGGAGCCGCCGCGGCTTCGGCGGCCGAATCGCGAGCAGTCGTTGCTGCTGCCGTGCTGTCTGGAGGATCTGCTGCCGGCGGATCACGCGGCGCGGGCGGTTTGGTCGGTCGTGGAGCGGCTCGATCTTTCGGCGTTCAGCGCCCCGCTCAAGGCGCGCGGCGACGAGCCGGGCCGGCCGGCGACGGATCCGCAGTTGCTGACGGCGTTGTGGCTGTACGCGACGATCGAGGGGATTGGCAGTGGGCGCGAGATCGAGCGACGCTGCGGCTGCCAGGACGCTTTTCGCTGGCTGTGCGGCGGCGTGCCGGTGAACTATCACACGTTGAATGACTTCCGCGTCGGTCACGGGGCGGCGCTGGACGAACTGTTTTCGCAGGTGTTGGCGGTGCTGATGCACAAGCGGATCGTGAGCGTGCGTCGGATTGCGCAGGACGGAACCAAGGTGCGGGCCGACGCCGGGCGGCACACCTTCCGCCGCGAGGCGACGCTGCAGCGTCAACTGACGGAAGCCCGCGCCCATGTGGCGGCGGTCAAGGCCCAGTCGGACAACCCTGCCGCGGATGCGCGACGGCGTGCCGCGCAGGAGCGTGCGGCCCGGGAGCGGGTCGAGCGAATCGAAGCGGCGTTGGCCGAGTTGCCGAAGATTGGCGCAGACCAGCAGCAGTCCAAGCGGCCGGACGTGCGTGCCAAAGAGCCGCGGGCCTCGACGATCGACCCGCAAGCGCGCGTCATGAAGATGCCCGACGGCGGCTACCGTCCGGCGTATAACGTACAACTGGCAACCGACGTGGAGAGCCGCGCGATTGTGGGGGTGGACGTCACCCAGGCCCGCAGCGACCACCAGCAAGCAGCGCCGCTGCGCGCCCAGGTGGAGCGGCGCAGCGGCGCGAAGGTGGTAGAGCACCTGCTCGACGGCGGCTACGTGCAGTTGGCCGAGATCGAGCGCGCCGAAGCGGCGGGCACACGCATCTATGCGCCGCCGCAGAAGACCGGGAACGACACCGCGGGCTTTGCGCCCAAACGCTCTGACGGTCCGGGCGTGGCGGCCTGGCGCGTGCGCATGGGAACGCCGGCGGGCCAGACGATCTATAAGCAGCGAGCCTCGACCGCCGAGCCGGTCAACGCCGACTTGAAACGGTATCGCGGACTGGCGCAATGCGTCGTGCGCGGGCTGGCCAAAGTACGCTGCCAGGCCCTTTGGGCCGCCCTCGCCTACAACGTGATGCACTTCGCCGCGCAGCTCGTCACCTGA
- a CDS encoding phosphodiesterase has translation MILGVLSDSHGRVDRVETALKLLDEKGATALVHCGDIGDERVFEALSGRRAWFVWGNCDIPDPALARYAASLGLTAPTGAPTFIEADGKQIAVFHGHESAFERLVAELERGGDGSAALGRSIHYLLHGHTHVAKDVRVGRVRIVNPGALKRAAAYTVATLDAAADVVRHWVIE, from the coding sequence ATGATTCTCGGCGTTCTCTCGGACAGTCACGGGCGCGTCGACCGGGTTGAGACGGCGCTCAAGCTGCTCGACGAGAAAGGGGCGACGGCGCTGGTTCACTGCGGGGACATCGGGGATGAGCGTGTGTTCGAGGCGCTTTCCGGGCGGCGAGCCTGGTTTGTCTGGGGCAATTGCGACATTCCCGATCCGGCCCTGGCGCGCTACGCGGCGTCGCTGGGGCTGACAGCGCCCACAGGGGCGCCGACGTTCATCGAGGCGGACGGTAAGCAGATCGCCGTGTTTCACGGGCATGAGTCGGCGTTCGAGCGCCTGGTGGCCGAGTTGGAGCGGGGCGGCGACGGCTCGGCGGCGCTCGGGCGATCGATTCACTACTTGCTGCATGGGCACACGCACGTGGCCAAAGACGTTCGCGTGGGGCGGGTGCGGATCGTTAATCCGGGCGCGTTGAAGCGCGCCGCGGCGTACACCGTGGCGACGCTGGATGCCGCCGCGGACGTTGTGCGGCACTGGGTGATTGAGTAG
- the resA_3 gene encoding Thiol-disulfide oxidoreductase ResA, with protein sequence MRLWYQLGGIAAILVLTATLATAGDGEKKARSGPKIGDAAPAFELKATDGKTYKLADLKDKTVVLEWINRECPVCKKQAPQMKATAESMQAKGVIWLAIDSTAAHALADNAEHVKADKLPYPILDDHEGTVGKAYGSAHTPTMFIVHKGKIAYTGALVPAKGDERNYVKEAAEALLAGKEPPLAETEAYGCSVKYKK encoded by the coding sequence ATGCGTCTGTGGTATCAACTCGGCGGAATCGCAGCGATCCTGGTTCTGACGGCGACGCTCGCGACCGCCGGCGACGGTGAGAAAAAAGCCCGCAGCGGCCCCAAGATCGGCGACGCTGCCCCGGCTTTTGAGCTGAAAGCGACCGACGGAAAAACGTACAAGCTGGCCGACCTCAAGGACAAGACGGTCGTCCTCGAGTGGATTAACCGCGAGTGCCCCGTCTGCAAGAAGCAGGCCCCACAAATGAAGGCCACCGCCGAATCGATGCAGGCCAAGGGCGTCATTTGGCTGGCAATCGACAGCACCGCCGCCCACGCGCTCGCCGACAACGCCGAACACGTCAAGGCCGACAAGCTCCCCTACCCGATCCTCGACGACCACGAGGGAACCGTCGGCAAAGCCTACGGCTCCGCCCACACGCCCACGATGTTCATCGTCCACAAGGGAAAGATCGCCTACACCGGCGCGCTCGTTCCCGCCAAGGGCGATGAGCGCAACTACGTCAAGGAAGCGGCCGAGGCGCTTCTCGCCGGCAAGGAGCCGCCGCTGGCCGAGACCGAGGCCTACGGCTGCAGCGTGAAGTACAAGAAGTAG
- the pyrH gene encoding Uridylate kinase yields the protein MSDAKPRYQRILLKLSGEGFCPPGGFGIHREPLDRISREILSVTELGVQVAVVVGGGNFLRGARFADELGIELATADYMGMLATVLNALALQEALERLGASTRVQSALSISRVAETFIRRRCIRHLEKSRIVILAAGTGNPHVTTDSCAALRAAELRANALLKATKVDGVYSDDPRKNAAAKLYHKVTYNQVIDERLKVMDVSAIDVCQQHNVPIIVFNLFEPGTMRRVVCGEALGTLVSH from the coding sequence ATGAGCGACGCCAAGCCACGGTACCAGCGCATTCTCCTCAAGCTCAGCGGTGAGGGTTTCTGCCCGCCGGGCGGGTTTGGGATTCATCGCGAGCCGCTCGACCGCATCTCGCGCGAGATTCTGAGCGTGACCGAACTCGGCGTGCAGGTCGCGGTGGTCGTGGGCGGCGGGAACTTCCTGCGCGGGGCGCGCTTCGCCGACGAGCTGGGGATCGAGCTGGCGACGGCGGATTACATGGGCATGCTGGCGACCGTGCTGAACGCGCTGGCGCTGCAGGAAGCGCTGGAGCGGCTGGGGGCGAGCACGCGCGTGCAAAGCGCGCTGTCCATCTCGCGCGTGGCCGAGACGTTCATCCGCCGCCGCTGCATCCGGCATCTGGAGAAGAGCCGGATCGTCATTCTGGCGGCGGGCACGGGCAATCCGCACGTGACGACGGATTCGTGCGCGGCGCTGCGGGCGGCGGAGCTGCGGGCCAACGCGCTGCTGAAGGCGACGAAGGTGGATGGCGTTTACAGCGACGACCCGCGCAAGAACGCGGCGGCGAAGCTGTATCACAAGGTGACCTACAACCAGGTGATCGACGAGCGGCTGAAAGTGATGGACGTGAGCGCCATCGACGTCTGCCAGCAGCATAACGTACCGATCATTGTGTTCAACCTGTTCGAGCCGGGGACGATGCGGCGTGTCGTGTGCGGCGAAGCGCTGGGCACCCTGGTGAGCCACTGA
- a CDS encoding Tyrosine phosphatase family protein, with the protein MSAGRLRVRAGLRDPHQWWLWLSGLVGSRYDGLTHFDVVAPGVLMRSGQPRVRDLRQIREQHGLRTIVCARGGTRHPLRGRWFRKERRFCEAAGVRLLHMPFSDKAAPPADVFDRFIAVLRDPACHPVLVHCEQGFHRTGVLCAAYRIACEGWAVERALGELESLGFEMKREKRRPLLDALRAWAGGPARGVVGAAPPTGRDSFQHRVGDGARRAP; encoded by the coding sequence ATGAGCGCGGGACGGCTGCGCGTTCGCGCCGGCTTGCGTGATCCGCACCAGTGGTGGCTGTGGCTGAGCGGCCTGGTGGGCAGCCGCTACGACGGCCTGACGCATTTTGATGTCGTCGCGCCGGGCGTGCTGATGCGCAGCGGGCAGCCGCGCGTCCGCGATTTGCGGCAGATTCGCGAGCAGCACGGCCTGCGGACGATCGTCTGCGCCCGCGGGGGTACGCGCCATCCGCTGCGCGGCCGGTGGTTTCGCAAGGAGCGGCGCTTCTGCGAAGCGGCGGGAGTGCGGCTGCTGCACATGCCCTTTTCCGACAAGGCGGCTCCGCCGGCGGATGTGTTTGACCGGTTCATCGCGGTTTTGCGCGATCCGGCGTGTCATCCGGTGCTGGTGCACTGCGAGCAGGGATTCCACCGGACGGGGGTCCTGTGCGCCGCGTATCGGATCGCGTGTGAGGGTTGGGCGGTGGAGCGCGCCTTGGGAGAGCTCGAGTCGCTGGGATTCGAGATGAAGCGTGAGAAGCGGCGACCGCTGCTGGATGCGCTACGAGCGTGGGCGGGCGGCCCGGCGCGCGGAGTGGTGGGCGCGGCCCCGCCTACAGGTCGGGATAGCTTCCAGCATCGTGTTGGCGATGGGGCTCGCCGGGCGCCCTGA
- the arnT_3 gene encoding Undecaprenyl phosphate-alpha-4-amino-4-deoxy-L-arabinose arabinosyl transferase, which translates to MRNSVDDSTLTVCRTTRFFLLVIAGSLLLRLLVSPWIVLIPEEAYYWMYSKYPALGYLDHPPLVAWCIAAGTMLFGDTEFGVRSCTWLLTAGSTWLCYRVAADWCGRRAGWIAALLFSIAPLLFAAGFLAMPDAPLVFFWLAALLAFTRAIRRDSLGGWLAAGAATGLAFQAKYPATFLAIGALLFLLTDVRGRAMLRRPGPWVGLAVTLIVVTPVLWWNAQHDWASFRFQFMRRAGQHAGFNLPQAVESLGIQFLTLSPLIFALALAALWVGVRRFQRDAIGRWRFAVCFSAPWLAVCVYHGLFSEVHMNWPIPAYLSLLPTAATLLRARVLPLGRKLGSWTAGRVFERYVGGLLAANVGLVLVISGRVPLIPTPSAFVHWDELGRAADVAEEAFHREAGSEPFILAGGRYNLASELGFYMRDPEDDGDWRDVMPVTTVLGGGLNYVNWRDAESFLGRNAILVTTDTKAATMGVLRRAFEVVDGPVPLVDLLRGSRAPLRYYVVRCHRFLRQPQEIRLAALVGSFAGAALPANGPR; encoded by the coding sequence TTGCGGAACTCAGTTGACGATTCCACTCTGACCGTGTGCCGAACCACGCGGTTCTTCCTGCTCGTCATCGCCGGATCGCTGCTGCTCCGGCTCCTGGTTTCGCCGTGGATCGTGCTGATTCCCGAGGAAGCCTACTACTGGATGTACTCGAAGTACCCGGCGCTGGGGTATCTCGATCATCCGCCGCTCGTCGCCTGGTGCATCGCCGCGGGGACGATGCTGTTCGGCGATACGGAATTCGGCGTGCGATCCTGCACCTGGCTGCTCACGGCCGGGTCCACCTGGCTCTGCTATCGCGTCGCGGCGGACTGGTGCGGCCGCCGGGCAGGGTGGATCGCGGCGCTGTTGTTCAGCATCGCGCCGCTTCTCTTCGCCGCGGGCTTTCTGGCGATGCCGGATGCGCCGCTCGTTTTCTTCTGGCTGGCGGCGCTCCTGGCGTTCACGCGCGCGATTCGCCGTGATTCGCTGGGTGGTTGGCTGGCCGCCGGCGCCGCGACCGGTCTGGCATTCCAGGCGAAATACCCGGCCACGTTCCTCGCCATCGGTGCGCTGCTGTTTCTCCTGACGGATGTGCGTGGGCGCGCCATGCTGCGCCGCCCGGGTCCGTGGGTCGGACTGGCCGTAACGCTAATCGTCGTTACGCCCGTGCTCTGGTGGAACGCGCAGCACGACTGGGCGTCGTTTCGTTTCCAGTTCATGCGCCGTGCAGGTCAACACGCCGGATTCAACCTGCCACAGGCAGTCGAGTCGCTCGGAATCCAGTTCCTGACGCTTTCGCCGCTGATCTTTGCGCTGGCACTGGCCGCACTCTGGGTCGGGGTTCGGCGCTTTCAGCGCGATGCGATCGGTCGCTGGCGCTTCGCGGTGTGCTTCTCAGCGCCGTGGCTGGCGGTCTGCGTGTACCACGGTCTGTTCTCCGAGGTTCACATGAACTGGCCGATCCCGGCGTACCTGAGCTTGCTGCCGACTGCGGCGACGCTGCTGCGCGCCAGAGTTCTGCCTTTGGGGCGAAAACTGGGCTCTTGGACGGCAGGGCGCGTCTTCGAGCGCTACGTGGGCGGGTTGCTGGCCGCAAATGTGGGTCTCGTGCTGGTCATCTCGGGCCGTGTGCCGCTGATCCCGACCCCATCGGCGTTCGTCCATTGGGACGAACTCGGGCGCGCAGCCGACGTCGCGGAGGAGGCGTTCCACCGCGAGGCGGGCAGCGAACCTTTCATTCTGGCGGGCGGCCGGTACAACCTGGCCAGCGAGCTTGGGTTTTACATGCGAGATCCCGAGGACGACGGCGACTGGCGCGACGTCATGCCCGTCACGACGGTTCTTGGCGGCGGATTGAACTATGTCAACTGGCGCGACGCCGAGTCATTTCTCGGCCGCAATGCGATTCTGGTAACGACCGACACGAAGGCCGCCACGATGGGAGTATTGCGCCGCGCCTTCGAGGTCGTCGACGGCCCGGTCCCGTTGGTCGACCTGTTGCGCGGCAGCCGGGCGCCGTTGAGGTACTACGTCGTGCGGTGTCATCGATTCCTGCGTCAACCCCAGGAAATCCGCCTCGCGGCTCTCGTCGGGAGCTTCGCCGGCGCAGCGCTGCCCGCGAACGGGCCGCGATAA
- the dapE_1 gene encoding Succinyl-diaminopimelate desuccinylase, with the protein MDKAVAYLRQHRKQHLDWALDLCRIPSISTKPEHKADVRRAVEWTHKTCERIGLTARIHETGGHPLVCAEWCRAPGAPTYLVYGHVDVQPTGDLSLWNAGPFEPTIKGDWLICRGSADDKGQVLLYVRAAAAWLETEKRLPVNLKFLIEAEEEISSPNLYPFVEKNAALLKCDHILISDTGMHADGWPTVTYGTRGLVYKEVKLAGPQHDLHSGSYGGSLANPANTLATLIASFHDADHRVAIPGFYDDVVEASETERAQMRALPFDEGRFFAELGAPGPYGEKGFTTNERRTVRPTLDVNGIYGGFMQPGANTIIPAAAGAKISMRLVPNQQAAKIGAAFEKAVRDRLPEAIRHEILTHGACDAYMAPLDSKPMHAARRALHESFDREPAYIREGGSLPILPMFKRVLGADSLMLGFASPSCNAHGPNEKARIPDLDLGAEAIARLFGYLA; encoded by the coding sequence ATGGACAAGGCCGTCGCGTATCTGCGTCAGCATCGCAAACAGCATCTCGACTGGGCGCTCGACCTCTGCCGCATCCCCAGCATCAGCACCAAGCCCGAGCACAAGGCCGACGTCCGCCGCGCCGTCGAGTGGACGCACAAAACCTGCGAACGCATCGGCCTCACCGCCAGGATTCACGAAACCGGCGGACACCCGCTGGTTTGCGCCGAGTGGTGCCGGGCGCCGGGGGCGCCGACGTACCTCGTCTACGGCCATGTCGACGTTCAGCCCACCGGCGACCTGTCGCTCTGGAACGCCGGCCCGTTCGAACCCACCATCAAGGGCGACTGGCTCATCTGTCGCGGATCGGCCGATGACAAGGGTCAGGTGCTGCTCTACGTCCGCGCCGCGGCCGCGTGGCTGGAAACGGAAAAGCGGCTGCCCGTCAACCTCAAATTCCTGATCGAAGCCGAGGAGGAAATTTCGTCTCCGAATCTTTACCCGTTCGTCGAGAAAAACGCGGCCCTGCTCAAGTGCGACCACATCCTGATCTCCGACACCGGCATGCACGCCGACGGCTGGCCGACCGTCACCTACGGCACGCGCGGCCTCGTCTACAAGGAAGTGAAGCTGGCCGGACCGCAGCACGATCTCCACAGCGGTTCCTACGGCGGGTCGCTGGCGAATCCGGCCAACACGCTCGCGACATTGATCGCGTCATTTCACGACGCGGATCATCGCGTCGCCATTCCCGGCTTCTACGACGACGTGGTCGAAGCGTCCGAAACCGAACGGGCCCAGATGCGGGCTCTGCCCTTCGACGAGGGCAGGTTCTTCGCCGAACTCGGCGCCCCGGGGCCGTACGGTGAAAAGGGCTTCACCACCAACGAACGCCGCACCGTCCGCCCCACGCTCGATGTCAACGGCATCTACGGCGGCTTCATGCAGCCCGGCGCCAACACGATCATCCCCGCCGCCGCGGGCGCAAAGATCAGCATGCGGCTCGTGCCCAATCAGCAGGCCGCAAAAATCGGGGCGGCGTTTGAGAAAGCCGTGCGCGACCGTCTGCCGGAGGCGATTCGCCACGAGATTCTGACGCACGGCGCCTGCGACGCCTACATGGCCCCGCTCGACAGCAAGCCCATGCACGCAGCCCGCCGGGCGCTGCATGAGAGCTTCGACCGTGAGCCGGCCTACATCCGCGAGGGCGGGTCGCTGCCGATCTTGCCGATGTTCAAGCGCGTGCTGGGCGCCGACAGCCTCATGCTCGGATTCGCCAGCCCGAGCTGCAACGCCCACGGACCAAATGAGAAAGCCCGCATCCCCGATCTGGACTTAGGAGCCGAGGCCATCGCGCGACTGTTCGGATACCTGGCGTGA
- the fumC gene encoding Fumarate hydratase class II, which yields MMQTRAERDSMGEMQVPADAFYGAQTQRAVLNFPVSGYRFGRPFIKAIGWLKYAAAMANESLGRLDAKTAGFIKQAAREVVDGKLDQYFPLDIFQTGSGTSTNMNANEVIANRACELAGEKVGSKKIHPNDHVNMGQSSNDIIPAAMHIAAVGAIHHELLPAFHRLQKALAKKAEEFHDIVKIGRTHLMDATPIRLGQEFSGYASQIAHCDRRLLHTIQVLRELPVGGTAVGTGINTHPQFAKRVCEILSHETKESFHEASNHFEAQHAKDGIVEASAELKTAAISLTKIANDIRFLGSGPRCGIGELILPAVQPGSSIMPGKVNPVMCESVLQVCAQVIGSDAAITYAAAVLGNFDLHVGMPVMMHNLLEAVRLMTNVCHVFVEKCVEGLKANTQRCEDLVEQSLAMCTSLAPLIGYDKAAEIAKKAHETGKTVRQVALEMKVLPEAQLKEALDARAMTHPSDKVLPVSA from the coding sequence ATGATGCAGACGCGCGCCGAACGCGATTCAATGGGCGAAATGCAGGTGCCCGCCGACGCCTTCTACGGGGCCCAGACGCAGCGGGCCGTGCTCAATTTCCCCGTCAGCGGCTACCGCTTCGGCCGGCCTTTTATCAAAGCCATCGGCTGGCTGAAGTACGCCGCCGCCATGGCCAATGAGTCGCTCGGCCGGTTGGACGCCAAGACGGCCGGCTTCATCAAGCAGGCCGCGCGCGAGGTCGTGGACGGCAAGCTCGACCAGTATTTCCCGCTCGACATCTTCCAGACCGGCTCGGGCACCAGCACCAACATGAACGCCAACGAGGTCATCGCCAACCGCGCCTGCGAGCTGGCCGGCGAGAAAGTCGGGTCGAAGAAGATCCACCCGAACGACCACGTGAACATGGGGCAGTCCTCCAACGACATCATCCCCGCCGCCATGCACATCGCCGCCGTGGGCGCGATTCACCACGAGCTTCTCCCCGCGTTTCACCGGCTCCAGAAGGCCCTGGCCAAAAAGGCCGAGGAGTTTCACGACATCGTCAAGATCGGCCGCACGCACCTGATGGACGCCACGCCCATCCGCCTCGGCCAGGAATTCAGCGGCTACGCCTCGCAGATCGCCCACTGCGACCGCCGGCTGCTTCACACCATCCAGGTCTTGCGCGAGCTGCCGGTCGGCGGAACGGCGGTCGGAACCGGCATCAACACGCACCCGCAGTTCGCCAAGCGCGTCTGCGAAATCCTCAGCCATGAGACCAAGGAGTCGTTCCACGAAGCGTCGAACCACTTCGAGGCCCAGCACGCCAAGGACGGAATCGTCGAGGCCTCCGCCGAACTCAAGACCGCCGCCATCAGCCTCACCAAGATCGCCAACGACATCCGTTTCCTGGGCAGCGGACCGCGCTGCGGCATCGGCGAGCTGATCCTGCCCGCGGTGCAGCCGGGCAGCTCGATCATGCCCGGCAAGGTCAATCCGGTCATGTGCGAGTCGGTGCTGCAAGTGTGCGCGCAGGTAATCGGGTCGGACGCGGCCATCACTTACGCCGCCGCCGTGCTCGGCAATTTCGACCTGCACGTCGGCATGCCGGTGATGATGCACAACCTGCTTGAAGCCGTGCGGCTGATGACGAATGTCTGCCACGTCTTCGTGGAAAAATGCGTCGAAGGTCTGAAAGCCAACACCCAGCGCTGCGAGGATCTGGTCGAGCAGTCGCTGGCGATGTGCACCAGCCTGGCCCCGCTGATCGGCTACGACAAGGCGGCCGAAATCGCCAAGAAGGCGCACGAGACCGGCAAGACCGTGCGGCAGGTCGCGCTGGAGATGAAAGTGCTGCCCGAGGCGCAGCTCAAGGAAGCGCTGGACGCGCGCGCGATGACGCATCCCAGCGACAAGGTGTTGCCGGTGTCGGCGTAG
- the hldE_1 gene encoding Bifunctional protein HldE, protein MNHDLLPIVDKFPGRRVLLVGDFMLDRYVIGDAERISPEAPVPVLLAAEDEERVGGAGSVALNVVALGGQVLCFGLIGRDGFGDRVERLLKDSGAEIAGLLRVDDRPTITKTRIVGLAEHRHRQQILRVDRELVKPPAPGDLDKLVEAIERALPNVDVVCLEDYAKGLLSEELCRRVIGAAAAQGKPVLVDPARSPNWQRYAGSTLLTPNRAELEIGVGRTLRDDALVAAATEIVERLRLACIVVTLGRDGALLVRRDGSQQRFPTVPRAVYDNTGAGDAVLAMMAVAMAAGAPVEQAVPLANIAGGLEVSKFGCVPITRAEVLHELHHGPHGRKKLRSLAELAPELAARRQRGETVVFTNGCFDILHPGHVELLEKAKQLGSLLVVGVNSDASMKQQGKGDDRPIRDQAARCRMLAALEAVDFLVLFDDESVENVVKAIGPDVIAKGSEVARDGRGVVGGEWVQARGGRVVLIEHVEGWSTTRELQRIRGS, encoded by the coding sequence ATGAACCACGATCTCCTTCCCATCGTCGACAAATTCCCCGGCCGGCGGGTGCTGCTGGTCGGCGACTTCATGCTCGACCGCTACGTCATCGGCGACGCCGAACGCATCAGCCCCGAAGCGCCCGTGCCGGTGCTGCTGGCGGCGGAAGATGAAGAGCGCGTCGGCGGCGCCGGCTCAGTCGCGCTGAACGTCGTGGCCTTGGGCGGGCAAGTGCTTTGCTTCGGGCTGATCGGCCGCGACGGATTCGGCGATCGCGTCGAGCGGCTGCTGAAAGACAGCGGAGCGGAAATCGCCGGGCTGCTGCGGGTCGATGATCGCCCGACCATCACCAAGACGCGCATCGTCGGCCTGGCCGAGCATCGCCACCGCCAGCAGATTCTCCGCGTCGATCGCGAACTCGTGAAGCCGCCCGCCCCCGGCGACCTCGACAAGCTGGTCGAGGCGATCGAGCGGGCGCTGCCGAACGTCGATGTCGTCTGCCTTGAGGACTACGCGAAGGGCCTGCTGAGCGAGGAACTATGCCGGCGCGTCATCGGGGCGGCGGCGGCGCAGGGAAAGCCGGTGCTGGTCGATCCGGCGCGCTCGCCGAACTGGCAGCGATACGCGGGTTCCACGCTGCTGACGCCGAATCGGGCGGAATTGGAGATCGGCGTCGGCCGAACGCTGCGCGACGATGCCCTCGTTGCAGCCGCGACTGAGATCGTCGAACGCCTCCGCCTGGCTTGCATCGTCGTCACGCTTGGACGTGATGGCGCGCTGCTGGTTCGCCGCGACGGTTCGCAGCAGCGCTTCCCCACCGTTCCGCGCGCCGTCTACGACAACACGGGCGCCGGCGACGCCGTGCTGGCCATGATGGCCGTTGCCATGGCCGCCGGGGCGCCGGTCGAGCAGGCCGTCCCGCTGGCCAACATCGCCGGCGGCCTGGAAGTCAGCAAGTTCGGCTGCGTGCCGATCACGCGCGCCGAGGTGCTGCACGAGCTGCATCACGGCCCGCACGGCCGCAAGAAGCTTCGCAGCCTGGCCGAGCTGGCGCCCGAACTCGCCGCTCGCCGTCAGCGCGGCGAAACCGTCGTCTTCACCAACGGCTGCTTCGATATTCTCCATCCCGGCCACGTCGAGCTGCTGGAAAAAGCCAAGCAGCTCGGCAGCCTGCTGGTCGTGGGCGTCAACAGCGATGCATCGATGAAACAGCAGGGAAAAGGCGACGATCGGCCCATCCGCGACCAGGCGGCGCGCTGCCGAATGCTGGCGGCGCTGGAGGCGGTCGATTTTCTGGTTCTGTTCGACGACGAGTCGGTCGAGAACGTGGTCAAGGCGATCGGACCGGACGTCATCGCCAAGGGCAGCGAGGTCGCCCGCGACGGCCGCGGCGTCGTCGGTGGCGAATGGGTGCAGGCGCGCGGTGGGCGCGTCGTCCTGATCGAGCACGTCGAAGGCTGGAGCACGACGCGCGAGCTGCAGCGCATTCGCGGAAGCTGA